A single genomic interval of Pseudochaenichthys georgianus chromosome 3, fPseGeo1.2, whole genome shotgun sequence harbors:
- the LOC117443503 gene encoding lactadherin-like: MKRPGYVITATLTTLTLLLCLCSVRGDFCEVNVCLNGGTCVTGIGEDPFICICDDGFAGDTCNLTETGPCSPNPCKNDGSCNIITPTRRGDVFNEYVCKCQPGFEGAHCQINVNDCANQPCKNGGKCRDLDGDYTCQCPSPYVGKQCQLRCTSLLGMEGGSIVESQISASSVHYGIMGLQRWGPDLARLNNQGIVNAWTSAAHDRNPWIEIDMQKKMRLTGIITQGASRMGTSEYIKAFKVASSFDGNLYITHRADGQRRDKVFIGNADNDSTKTNLFDPPIVAQYIRIIPVVCRRACTLRMELVGCELNVHSNTVGCSEPLGMKSRLISDGQLTASSSYRTWGIDTFTWHPQFARLDKQGKTNAWSPAHNNRSEWIQVDLEKTSRLTGIITQGAKDFGVVQFVSMFKVAYSNDGEFWSTVKEEKTDSDKLFQGNIDNNTHKKNLFEPPFYARYVRVVPWEWHERITLRVELLGCDD, from the exons ATGAAACGTCCCGGATATGTTATAACAGCGACTTTGACAACATTAACTCTTCTACTTTGTCTGTGTTCAGTCAGAG GTGACTTCTGTGAGGTGAATGTTTGTCTCAATGGAGGAACGTGCGTGACCGGGATAGGAGAGGATCCTTTCATCTGCATCTGTGACGATGGCTTCGCTGGAGACACCTGCAACCTGACAGAGACAG GACCCTGCAGTCCAAACCCCTGTAAGAACGATGGGTCGTGCAATATAATCACTCCCACCAGACGAGGAGACGTTTTTAACGAGTACGTCTGCAAGTGCCAGCCTGGCTTCGAGGGTGCGCACTGCCAGATCA ATGTGAACGACTGTGCAAACCAGCCCTGTAAGAATGGAGGGAAATGTCGAGATCTCGATGGAGACTACACCTGCCAGTGCCCCTCACCGTATGTTGGGAAGCAGTGCCAGCTAC GTTGCACTTCTTTACTCGGGATGGAGGGTGGATCAATCGTGGAGTCCCAGATTTCAGCCTCCTCTGTGCACTACGGCATTATGGGTCTTCAGCGATGGGGCCCGGATCTGGCTCGACTCAACAACCAAGGCATCGTCAACGCCTGGACGTCAGCCGCCCATGACAGGAACCCCTGGATCGAG ATCGATATGCAGAAGAAGATGCGTCTGACGGGCATCATCACTCAGGGAGCCAGTCGCATGGGCACGTCAGAGTACATCAAGGCCTTCAAGGTGGCAAGCAGCTTTGATGGGAACCTTTATATTACTCACAGAGCTGATGGCCAACGGAGGGACAAG GTATTCATTGGCAATGCAGATAACGACAGCACAAAGACCAACCTCTTTGACCCTCCTATCGTAGCCCAGTACATCCGCATCATCCCTGTGGTGTGCCGCAGGGCCTGCACGCTGCGCATGGAGCTGGTGGGCTGTGAACTCAATG TTCATTCAAACACGGTAGGTTGCTCAGAGCCCCTGGGAATGAAGTCCCGCCTCATCTCAGACGGGCAGCTAACGGCCTCCAGCTCTTACCGCACGTGGGGCATCGATACCTTCACTTGGCACCCTCAGTTTGCCCGGCTTGATAAGCAGGGAAAGACCAACGCCTGGTCTCCTGCACACAACAACCGCTCAGAGTGGATCCAG GTCGATCTGGAGAAGACATCGCGTCTCACAGGCATCATCACTCAGGGGGCAAAGGACTTTGGAGTGGTGCAGTTTGTGTCAATGTTTAAAGTAGCTTACAGTAACGATGGAGAGTTTTGGAGTACAGTGAAGGAGGAGAAAACTGACTCTGATAAG CTTTTCCAAGGCAACATCGACAACAACACCCACAAGAAGAATCTGTTCGAGCCTCCGTTCTACGCCCGATACGTGCGCGTGGTCCCCTGGGAGTGGCATGAGCGCATCACTCTGCGGGTGGAGCTGCTCGGCTGCGATGATTAA